In one Magallana gigas chromosome 7, xbMagGiga1.1, whole genome shotgun sequence genomic region, the following are encoded:
- the LOC105335126 gene encoding uncharacterized protein has product MGFYASFSLAYGGGGGGGGGGGGGGGGGGGGGGGGGGGGGGGGGGGGGGGGGGGGGGGGGGGGGGGGGGGGGGGGGGGGGGGGGGGGGGGGGGGGGGGGGGGGFGFGGFGGAGGIGGKFGGDFGFGAGKYGGPKGFFGTFKYGGPGGFGVGGGFGGADGDGGAGGFGGAGGFGGAGGFGGGGGFGGAGGDGGAGGFGGGGGFGGAGRFGGAGGDGGAGGFGGAGGFGGGGGFVGVGGSIGSYGKVYAPTY; this is encoded by the exons ATGGGATTTTATGCTTCCTTTAGCTTAGCATATGGCGGCGGCGGCGGCGGCGGCGGCGgcggaggaggaggaggaggaggaggaggaggaggcgGTGGTGGTGGAGGAGGAGGAGGCGGCGGAGGAGGAGGCGGCGGCGGAGGAGGGGGAGGAGGCGGCggtggaggaggaggaggaggaggcgGCGGCGGTGGTGGAGGAGGAGGGGGAGGAGGCGGCGGCGGAGGAGGAGGCGGTggtggaggaggaggaggaggaggaggaggaggaggtggTGGCGGCGGCGGAGGAGGAGGTGGTGGAGGAGGATTTGGCTTTGGAGGTTTTGGTGGAGCTGGTGGAATTGGAGGTAAATTTGGTGGTGATTTTGGATTCGGCGCTGGAAAATATGGTGGTCCTAAAGGATTTTTTGGAACTTTTAAATATGGTGGTCCTGGTGGATTCGGAGTTGGAGGTGGTTTCGGTGGTGCCGATGGAGACGGGGGTGCCGGCGGATTTGGAGGTGCTGGAGGATTTGGGGGTGCTGGGGGATTCGGGGGTGGTGGTGGATTTGGAGGGGCCGGCGGAGATGGAGGTGCCGGTGGATTCGGAGGTGGTGGAGGATTTGGAGGGGCCGGCAGATTCGGAGGGGCCGGCGGAGACGGAGGGGCCGGTGGATTCGGAGGTGCTGGAGGATTCGGGGGTGGTGGTGGATTTGTTGGAGTCGGAGGTTCAATAG GATCCTATGGAAAAGTATATGCCCCTACATATTAA
- the LOC105335081 gene encoding uncharacterized protein, with protein MGAMKVLAILLSCGAVVFSQNRGDIVKNDFGDFSSRFVGPSPPISGGSSNNFEIQQKGVSPNGNFFAPGVQVLPDPAPFFRPASNVGPIGNAGGLFPMENIGGLSFDNIGGPNNFDNERGPFSFGGDLPFIPDEGFGNVGPEHNGPGPFGPGPFGPGPLGAGPLGPGPIGREDFGPGPMGPVNIGPGHIGHRNMGPSYPSRIGTEFKHDDFVTDQVNNFRSSPIVRGSSSSRDSVADEAKRFRSSPVVSLLPSGSGNGGSEALNNIAQAIQPTREIDGKRYEPMFKEFPDIFLSNEGKDSCFAKLKKVFDKSYPKLPEVERSNDPISYPHPRLAFKLPPFVNPIYRYAINNNVQYVPYKISTSPAPIFVPFTRDSNKLLFPTLPIYLPYVKISINVPEQKRQYFPYIPFQPDKDRIPSQSCSQSRILLPIPGNPKELYSVAAYTLVTLQGNQASGAVIAPSNKNIPGLIGPFLGAGSPVQAAPTFPVVPAVIAGPSIKSGGPVIFSAPLGGSLLPGAGGSFGAAGSLDLDSDFKYSSIASSSGGPAVFSAPLAAASSLLGAGGPAIFSAPLAAAGSLHGAGDPSVAIGGAGHGASGRLAKY; from the exons ATGGGTGCAATGAAGGTTTTGGCGATCCTTCTATCCTGTGGGGCTGTTGTTTTCTCGCAGAATAGAGGGGATATTGTGAAAAACGACTTTGGTGATTTTTCTTCTCGTTTTGTGGGTCCATCCCCACCGATTTCAGGAGGAAGCTCTAACAATTTCGAGATTCAACAGAAAGGTGTGTCTCCGAATGGAAACTTTTTCGCCCCTGGAGTTCAAGTTTTGCCAGACCCTGCGCCATTTTTTAGACCAGCCTCTAACGTTGGACCAATCGGAAACGCGGGAGGACTATTCCCAATGGAAAACATCGGCGGACTTTCATTTGACAATATTGGAGGTCCGAATAACTTCGACAACGAAAGGGGACCGTTTTCATTTGGAGGAGATTTACCGTTCATTCCAGATGAGGGTTTTGGAAATGTAGGACCAGAGCATAACGGACCAGGACCTTTCGGACCGGGACCTTTCGGACCGGGACCTTTGGGAGCGGGGCCTTTGGGACCAGGGCCTATTGGACGTGAAGATTTTGGACCAGGACCCATGGGACCCGTAAATATAGGACCAGGGCATATTGGACATAGAAATATGGGACCTAGTTATCCATCCAGGATAGGGACCGAATTTAAACACGATGATTTTGTCACTGATCAAGTTAATAATTTCCGATCTTCTCCGATTGTGCGCGGTTCTTCTTCATCAAGGGATTCAGTAGCTGATGAAGCCAAAAGGTTCCGCTCATCCCCCGTTGTAAGTCTACTGCCCAGTGGATCGGGCAATGGAGGTTCTGAAGCACTGAATAATATAGCACAAGCTATTCAACCAACCAGGGAGATTGATGGCAAACGGTATGAACCGATGTTCAAAGAGTTCCCAGACATATTCCTGAGCAATGAAGGCAAAGACAGTTGTTTTGCAAAGCTCAAGAAAGTATTCGATAAATCATATCCCAAACTTCCGGAAGTTGAGCGGAGTAATGACCCCATATCCTATCCACATCCCCGATTAGCATTCAAACTTCCACCGTTCGTTAATCCCATTTACAGATATGCGATCAACAACAACGTACAATACGTAccctataaaatttcaacatcaCCAGCTCCCATCTTCGTTCCGTTTACTAGAGATAGCAATAAATTGTTGTTCCCAACATTACCGATTTACCTCCCCTACGTCAAGATCTCTATAAATGTCCCCGAGCAGAAACGCCAATATTTCCCATACATCCCATTCCAACCCGACAAGGACCGGATACCTTCCCAGTCCTGCAGTCAGAGCAGAATTCTTCTGCCGATCCCTGGAAACCCGAAGGAGCTTTATTCAGTGGCAGCATACACTCTCGTCACATTACAAGGGAATCAAG CATCGGGTGCCGTTATCGCTCCgtcaaacaaaaatattcctGGTTTGATAGGACCATTCCTTGGAGCGGGATCCCCCGTACAAGCAGCACCGACCTTCCCCGTGGTTCCCGCAGTTATCGCAGGCCCGTCCATAAAGTCGGGTGGTCCAGTCATCTTCTCGGCGCCATTAGGAGGTAGTTTGTTACCAGGCGCTGGTGGTTCTTTTGGGGCTGCAGGCTCTTTGGATTTAGACTCTGATTTTAAGTATTCCTCGATAGCTAGCAGCTCTGGTGGCCCAGCAGTTTTCTCAGCGCCACTTGCAGCAGCCAGTTCGCTCCTTGGCGCTGGTGGCCCAGCAATTTTCTCAGCACCACTTGCAGCAGCCGGTTCGCTCCATGGCGCTGGTGACCCGTCAGTAGCGATCGGTGGAGCAG gacATGGTGCAAGTGGCCGACTCGCTAAGTATTAA